In one Diprion similis isolate iyDipSimi1 chromosome 6, iyDipSimi1.1, whole genome shotgun sequence genomic region, the following are encoded:
- the LOC124406665 gene encoding PRKCA-binding protein isoform X3 → MEFEDDFFFEEDKILTNSFLSPSDTIPSTNANGVNEDLGISLTALPRANIELHQLTMMEDRMGMTITSGNVVIQKDSSNLIGISIGGGAPLCPCLYIVQVFDNTPAAAEGTLQSGDELVAVNGASVKGKTKVEVAKMIQACDGQVSINYNKLHADPRQGRSLDIALKKVKHRLVEGMGSATADALGLSRAILCNDALVQRLAALQRTENLYRGLVVHAKATLRAFFDLTQVYKAFGDAFAAIGVREPQPRASEAFRQFGEQHRQMEKFGVAMLKAVKPILSDLGTYLHKAIPDTRLTISKYADAKFEYLSYCLKVKELDDEEQSYAALQEPLYRVETGNYEYRLVLRCRQEARSKFAKLRSDVLVKLELLDNKHVQDVVWQLQKFASGLAKCHAESRDLLSESTLFPVEVDLSRSAFQYKTTGPLQSSVDSEDGDDEEDAKANENDETPMLDIQETVLLSTEPNQF, encoded by the exons ATGGAATTTGAGGACGACTTTTTCTTCGAGGAGGATAAAAT TCTAACGAACAGCTTCTTATCGCCTTCAGACACAATACCTTCCACCAATGCAAATGGAGTCAACGAAGATCTCGGTATTTCTTTAACAGCTCTGCCTCGGGCTAACATCGAACTGCATCAGCTGACCATGATGGAAGACCGCAT GGGGATGACCATAACGTCGGGGAATGTCGTGATTCAGAAAGACAGCAGCAATTTAATCGGGATCAGCATTGGAGGTGGAGCTCCACTTTGCCCTTGTCTTTACATTGTCCAAGTGTTTGACAACACGCCAGCTGCTGCAGAAGGTACGCTGCAATCCGGTGACGAACTTGTTGCAGTTAATGGGGCCTCTGTTAAGGGAAAGACCAAAGTTGAAGTGGCAAAAATGATTCAGGCTTGTGATGGACAAGTCAGCATCAATTACAACAAACTCCATGCTGACCCAAGGCAAGGACGATCCCTTGATATCGCTCTGAAAAAG GTCAAGCACAGACTGGTCGAGGGAATGGGGAGTGCCACAGCAGATGCCTTGGGCTTGTCCCGAGCTATATTATGCAATGATGCGTTGGTTCAACGATTGGCTGCTCTGCAACGgactgaaaatttatacagagGTTTAGTGGTCCATGCAAAAGCCACTCTACGAGCTTTTTTCGATCTCACTCAAGTATATAAAG CATTTGGTGATGCTTTTGCGGCCATTGGGGTAAGGGAGCCTCAACCACGTGCGAGCGAAGCGTTCAGGCAATTCGGTGAACAACATAGACAGATGGAAAAGTTCGGAGTAGCGATGCTAAAAGCGGTGAAACCCATTTTGAGTGACCTTGGAACATATCTTCATAAAGCCATTCCGGACACGAGATTAACGATCAGTAAATACGCGGACGCCAAATTCGAGTACCTCTCTTATTGCCTGAAAGTTAAAGAGTTAGACGACGAGGAGCAGAGTTACGCAGCGCTCCAGGAGCCGCTGTACCGTGTAGAGACCGGCAACTATGAATATCGACTTGTTTTGCGATGCCGACAGGAGGCGAGATCGAAATTCGCTAAGCTCAGGTCCGATGTTCTCGTGAAACTCGAATTGCTCGATAATAAACACGTTCAAGACGTCGTATGGCAGCTGCAAAAGTTTGCCTCTGGATTAGCTAAGTGTCACGCTGAAAGCAGGGACCTCCTATCAGAGTCTACCTTGTTTCCCGTCGAGGTCGACCTATCGCGATCGGCATTTCAGTACAAAACTACAGGACCGCTTCAGTCTTCGGTGGATAGTGAAGACGGGGATGATGAAGAAGACGCGAAAGCGAATGAAAATGACGAAACACCGATGCTAGATATCCAGGAAACTGTACTCTTGTCCACAGAGCCAAACCAGTTCTag
- the LOC124406665 gene encoding PRKCA-binding protein isoform X5: MEFEDDFFFEEDKMGMTITSGNVVIQKDSSNLIGISIGGGAPLCPCLYIVQVFDNTPAAAEGTLQSGDELVAVNGASVKGKTKVEVAKMIQACDGQVSINYNKLHADPRQGRSLDIALKKVKHRLVEGMGSATADALGLSRAILCNDALVQRLAALQRTENLYRGLVVHAKATLRAFFDLTQVYKAFGDAFAAIGVREPQPRASEAFRQFGEQHRQMEKFGVAMLKAVKPILSDLGTYLHKAIPDTRLTISKYADAKFEYLSYCLKVKELDDEEQSYAALQEPLYRVETGNYEYRLVLRCRQEARSKFAKLRSDVLVKLELLDNKHVQDVVWQLQKFASGLAKCHAESRDLLSESTLFPVEVDLSRSAFQYKTTGPLQSSVDSEDGDDEEDAKANENDETPMLDIQETVLLSTEPNQF, translated from the exons ATGGAATTTGAGGACGACTTTTTCTTCGAGGAGGATAAAAT GGGGATGACCATAACGTCGGGGAATGTCGTGATTCAGAAAGACAGCAGCAATTTAATCGGGATCAGCATTGGAGGTGGAGCTCCACTTTGCCCTTGTCTTTACATTGTCCAAGTGTTTGACAACACGCCAGCTGCTGCAGAAGGTACGCTGCAATCCGGTGACGAACTTGTTGCAGTTAATGGGGCCTCTGTTAAGGGAAAGACCAAAGTTGAAGTGGCAAAAATGATTCAGGCTTGTGATGGACAAGTCAGCATCAATTACAACAAACTCCATGCTGACCCAAGGCAAGGACGATCCCTTGATATCGCTCTGAAAAAG GTCAAGCACAGACTGGTCGAGGGAATGGGGAGTGCCACAGCAGATGCCTTGGGCTTGTCCCGAGCTATATTATGCAATGATGCGTTGGTTCAACGATTGGCTGCTCTGCAACGgactgaaaatttatacagagGTTTAGTGGTCCATGCAAAAGCCACTCTACGAGCTTTTTTCGATCTCACTCAAGTATATAAAG CATTTGGTGATGCTTTTGCGGCCATTGGGGTAAGGGAGCCTCAACCACGTGCGAGCGAAGCGTTCAGGCAATTCGGTGAACAACATAGACAGATGGAAAAGTTCGGAGTAGCGATGCTAAAAGCGGTGAAACCCATTTTGAGTGACCTTGGAACATATCTTCATAAAGCCATTCCGGACACGAGATTAACGATCAGTAAATACGCGGACGCCAAATTCGAGTACCTCTCTTATTGCCTGAAAGTTAAAGAGTTAGACGACGAGGAGCAGAGTTACGCAGCGCTCCAGGAGCCGCTGTACCGTGTAGAGACCGGCAACTATGAATATCGACTTGTTTTGCGATGCCGACAGGAGGCGAGATCGAAATTCGCTAAGCTCAGGTCCGATGTTCTCGTGAAACTCGAATTGCTCGATAATAAACACGTTCAAGACGTCGTATGGCAGCTGCAAAAGTTTGCCTCTGGATTAGCTAAGTGTCACGCTGAAAGCAGGGACCTCCTATCAGAGTCTACCTTGTTTCCCGTCGAGGTCGACCTATCGCGATCGGCATTTCAGTACAAAACTACAGGACCGCTTCAGTCTTCGGTGGATAGTGAAGACGGGGATGATGAAGAAGACGCGAAAGCGAATGAAAATGACGAAACACCGATGCTAGATATCCAGGAAACTGTACTCTTGTCCACAGAGCCAAACCAGTTCTag
- the LOC124406665 gene encoding PRKCA-binding protein isoform X1 yields the protein MEFEDDFFFEEDKILTNSFLSPSDTIPSTNANGVNEDLGISLTALPRANIELHQLTMMEDRIPDIELVARDRVATVTQLPSSQLGMTITSGNVVIQKDSSNLIGISIGGGAPLCPCLYIVQVFDNTPAAAEGTLQSGDELVAVNGASVKGKTKVEVAKMIQACDGQVSINYNKLHADPRQGRSLDIALKKVKHRLVEGMGSATADALGLSRAILCNDALVQRLAALQRTENLYRGLVVHAKATLRAFFDLTQVYKAFGDAFAAIGVREPQPRASEAFRQFGEQHRQMEKFGVAMLKAVKPILSDLGTYLHKAIPDTRLTISKYADAKFEYLSYCLKVKELDDEEQSYAALQEPLYRVETGNYEYRLVLRCRQEARSKFAKLRSDVLVKLELLDNKHVQDVVWQLQKFASGLAKCHAESRDLLSESTLFPVEVDLSRSAFQYKTTGPLQSSVDSEDGDDEEDAKANENDETPMLDIQETVLLSTEPNQF from the exons ATGGAATTTGAGGACGACTTTTTCTTCGAGGAGGATAAAAT TCTAACGAACAGCTTCTTATCGCCTTCAGACACAATACCTTCCACCAATGCAAATGGAGTCAACGAAGATCTCGGTATTTCTTTAACAGCTCTGCCTCGGGCTAACATCGAACTGCATCAGCTGACCATGATGGAAGACCGCAT TCCAGACATAGAACTGGTCGCACGAGACAGAGTCGCCACTGTCACCCAGCTGCCTAGCAGCCAACT GGGGATGACCATAACGTCGGGGAATGTCGTGATTCAGAAAGACAGCAGCAATTTAATCGGGATCAGCATTGGAGGTGGAGCTCCACTTTGCCCTTGTCTTTACATTGTCCAAGTGTTTGACAACACGCCAGCTGCTGCAGAAGGTACGCTGCAATCCGGTGACGAACTTGTTGCAGTTAATGGGGCCTCTGTTAAGGGAAAGACCAAAGTTGAAGTGGCAAAAATGATTCAGGCTTGTGATGGACAAGTCAGCATCAATTACAACAAACTCCATGCTGACCCAAGGCAAGGACGATCCCTTGATATCGCTCTGAAAAAG GTCAAGCACAGACTGGTCGAGGGAATGGGGAGTGCCACAGCAGATGCCTTGGGCTTGTCCCGAGCTATATTATGCAATGATGCGTTGGTTCAACGATTGGCTGCTCTGCAACGgactgaaaatttatacagagGTTTAGTGGTCCATGCAAAAGCCACTCTACGAGCTTTTTTCGATCTCACTCAAGTATATAAAG CATTTGGTGATGCTTTTGCGGCCATTGGGGTAAGGGAGCCTCAACCACGTGCGAGCGAAGCGTTCAGGCAATTCGGTGAACAACATAGACAGATGGAAAAGTTCGGAGTAGCGATGCTAAAAGCGGTGAAACCCATTTTGAGTGACCTTGGAACATATCTTCATAAAGCCATTCCGGACACGAGATTAACGATCAGTAAATACGCGGACGCCAAATTCGAGTACCTCTCTTATTGCCTGAAAGTTAAAGAGTTAGACGACGAGGAGCAGAGTTACGCAGCGCTCCAGGAGCCGCTGTACCGTGTAGAGACCGGCAACTATGAATATCGACTTGTTTTGCGATGCCGACAGGAGGCGAGATCGAAATTCGCTAAGCTCAGGTCCGATGTTCTCGTGAAACTCGAATTGCTCGATAATAAACACGTTCAAGACGTCGTATGGCAGCTGCAAAAGTTTGCCTCTGGATTAGCTAAGTGTCACGCTGAAAGCAGGGACCTCCTATCAGAGTCTACCTTGTTTCCCGTCGAGGTCGACCTATCGCGATCGGCATTTCAGTACAAAACTACAGGACCGCTTCAGTCTTCGGTGGATAGTGAAGACGGGGATGATGAAGAAGACGCGAAAGCGAATGAAAATGACGAAACACCGATGCTAGATATCCAGGAAACTGTACTCTTGTCCACAGAGCCAAACCAGTTCTag
- the LOC124406665 gene encoding PRKCA-binding protein isoform X6 — protein sequence MMEDRMGMTITSGNVVIQKDSSNLIGISIGGGAPLCPCLYIVQVFDNTPAAAEGTLQSGDELVAVNGASVKGKTKVEVAKMIQACDGQVSINYNKLHADPRQGRSLDIALKKVKHRLVEGMGSATADALGLSRAILCNDALVQRLAALQRTENLYRGLVVHAKATLRAFFDLTQVYKAFGDAFAAIGVREPQPRASEAFRQFGEQHRQMEKFGVAMLKAVKPILSDLGTYLHKAIPDTRLTISKYADAKFEYLSYCLKVKELDDEEQSYAALQEPLYRVETGNYEYRLVLRCRQEARSKFAKLRSDVLVKLELLDNKHVQDVVWQLQKFASGLAKCHAESRDLLSESTLFPVEVDLSRSAFQYKTTGPLQSSVDSEDGDDEEDAKANENDETPMLDIQETVLLSTEPNQF from the exons ATGATGGAAGACCGCAT GGGGATGACCATAACGTCGGGGAATGTCGTGATTCAGAAAGACAGCAGCAATTTAATCGGGATCAGCATTGGAGGTGGAGCTCCACTTTGCCCTTGTCTTTACATTGTCCAAGTGTTTGACAACACGCCAGCTGCTGCAGAAGGTACGCTGCAATCCGGTGACGAACTTGTTGCAGTTAATGGGGCCTCTGTTAAGGGAAAGACCAAAGTTGAAGTGGCAAAAATGATTCAGGCTTGTGATGGACAAGTCAGCATCAATTACAACAAACTCCATGCTGACCCAAGGCAAGGACGATCCCTTGATATCGCTCTGAAAAAG GTCAAGCACAGACTGGTCGAGGGAATGGGGAGTGCCACAGCAGATGCCTTGGGCTTGTCCCGAGCTATATTATGCAATGATGCGTTGGTTCAACGATTGGCTGCTCTGCAACGgactgaaaatttatacagagGTTTAGTGGTCCATGCAAAAGCCACTCTACGAGCTTTTTTCGATCTCACTCAAGTATATAAAG CATTTGGTGATGCTTTTGCGGCCATTGGGGTAAGGGAGCCTCAACCACGTGCGAGCGAAGCGTTCAGGCAATTCGGTGAACAACATAGACAGATGGAAAAGTTCGGAGTAGCGATGCTAAAAGCGGTGAAACCCATTTTGAGTGACCTTGGAACATATCTTCATAAAGCCATTCCGGACACGAGATTAACGATCAGTAAATACGCGGACGCCAAATTCGAGTACCTCTCTTATTGCCTGAAAGTTAAAGAGTTAGACGACGAGGAGCAGAGTTACGCAGCGCTCCAGGAGCCGCTGTACCGTGTAGAGACCGGCAACTATGAATATCGACTTGTTTTGCGATGCCGACAGGAGGCGAGATCGAAATTCGCTAAGCTCAGGTCCGATGTTCTCGTGAAACTCGAATTGCTCGATAATAAACACGTTCAAGACGTCGTATGGCAGCTGCAAAAGTTTGCCTCTGGATTAGCTAAGTGTCACGCTGAAAGCAGGGACCTCCTATCAGAGTCTACCTTGTTTCCCGTCGAGGTCGACCTATCGCGATCGGCATTTCAGTACAAAACTACAGGACCGCTTCAGTCTTCGGTGGATAGTGAAGACGGGGATGATGAAGAAGACGCGAAAGCGAATGAAAATGACGAAACACCGATGCTAGATATCCAGGAAACTGTACTCTTGTCCACAGAGCCAAACCAGTTCTag
- the LOC124406665 gene encoding PRKCA-binding protein isoform X4: MMEDRIPDIELVARDRVATVTQLPSSQLGMTITSGNVVIQKDSSNLIGISIGGGAPLCPCLYIVQVFDNTPAAAEGTLQSGDELVAVNGASVKGKTKVEVAKMIQACDGQVSINYNKLHADPRQGRSLDIALKKVKHRLVEGMGSATADALGLSRAILCNDALVQRLAALQRTENLYRGLVVHAKATLRAFFDLTQVYKAFGDAFAAIGVREPQPRASEAFRQFGEQHRQMEKFGVAMLKAVKPILSDLGTYLHKAIPDTRLTISKYADAKFEYLSYCLKVKELDDEEQSYAALQEPLYRVETGNYEYRLVLRCRQEARSKFAKLRSDVLVKLELLDNKHVQDVVWQLQKFASGLAKCHAESRDLLSESTLFPVEVDLSRSAFQYKTTGPLQSSVDSEDGDDEEDAKANENDETPMLDIQETVLLSTEPNQF; this comes from the exons ATGATGGAAGACCGCAT TCCAGACATAGAACTGGTCGCACGAGACAGAGTCGCCACTGTCACCCAGCTGCCTAGCAGCCAACT GGGGATGACCATAACGTCGGGGAATGTCGTGATTCAGAAAGACAGCAGCAATTTAATCGGGATCAGCATTGGAGGTGGAGCTCCACTTTGCCCTTGTCTTTACATTGTCCAAGTGTTTGACAACACGCCAGCTGCTGCAGAAGGTACGCTGCAATCCGGTGACGAACTTGTTGCAGTTAATGGGGCCTCTGTTAAGGGAAAGACCAAAGTTGAAGTGGCAAAAATGATTCAGGCTTGTGATGGACAAGTCAGCATCAATTACAACAAACTCCATGCTGACCCAAGGCAAGGACGATCCCTTGATATCGCTCTGAAAAAG GTCAAGCACAGACTGGTCGAGGGAATGGGGAGTGCCACAGCAGATGCCTTGGGCTTGTCCCGAGCTATATTATGCAATGATGCGTTGGTTCAACGATTGGCTGCTCTGCAACGgactgaaaatttatacagagGTTTAGTGGTCCATGCAAAAGCCACTCTACGAGCTTTTTTCGATCTCACTCAAGTATATAAAG CATTTGGTGATGCTTTTGCGGCCATTGGGGTAAGGGAGCCTCAACCACGTGCGAGCGAAGCGTTCAGGCAATTCGGTGAACAACATAGACAGATGGAAAAGTTCGGAGTAGCGATGCTAAAAGCGGTGAAACCCATTTTGAGTGACCTTGGAACATATCTTCATAAAGCCATTCCGGACACGAGATTAACGATCAGTAAATACGCGGACGCCAAATTCGAGTACCTCTCTTATTGCCTGAAAGTTAAAGAGTTAGACGACGAGGAGCAGAGTTACGCAGCGCTCCAGGAGCCGCTGTACCGTGTAGAGACCGGCAACTATGAATATCGACTTGTTTTGCGATGCCGACAGGAGGCGAGATCGAAATTCGCTAAGCTCAGGTCCGATGTTCTCGTGAAACTCGAATTGCTCGATAATAAACACGTTCAAGACGTCGTATGGCAGCTGCAAAAGTTTGCCTCTGGATTAGCTAAGTGTCACGCTGAAAGCAGGGACCTCCTATCAGAGTCTACCTTGTTTCCCGTCGAGGTCGACCTATCGCGATCGGCATTTCAGTACAAAACTACAGGACCGCTTCAGTCTTCGGTGGATAGTGAAGACGGGGATGATGAAGAAGACGCGAAAGCGAATGAAAATGACGAAACACCGATGCTAGATATCCAGGAAACTGTACTCTTGTCCACAGAGCCAAACCAGTTCTag
- the LOC124406665 gene encoding PRKCA-binding protein isoform X2, with the protein MTTSIRVWCHLKSHGIFYNTIPSTNANGVNEDLGISLTALPRANIELHQLTMMEDRIPDIELVARDRVATVTQLPSSQLGMTITSGNVVIQKDSSNLIGISIGGGAPLCPCLYIVQVFDNTPAAAEGTLQSGDELVAVNGASVKGKTKVEVAKMIQACDGQVSINYNKLHADPRQGRSLDIALKKVKHRLVEGMGSATADALGLSRAILCNDALVQRLAALQRTENLYRGLVVHAKATLRAFFDLTQVYKAFGDAFAAIGVREPQPRASEAFRQFGEQHRQMEKFGVAMLKAVKPILSDLGTYLHKAIPDTRLTISKYADAKFEYLSYCLKVKELDDEEQSYAALQEPLYRVETGNYEYRLVLRCRQEARSKFAKLRSDVLVKLELLDNKHVQDVVWQLQKFASGLAKCHAESRDLLSESTLFPVEVDLSRSAFQYKTTGPLQSSVDSEDGDDEEDAKANENDETPMLDIQETVLLSTEPNQF; encoded by the exons ATGACCACATCAATCCGAGTCTGGTGTCACCTGAAAAGTCATGGCATATTTTATA ACACAATACCTTCCACCAATGCAAATGGAGTCAACGAAGATCTCGGTATTTCTTTAACAGCTCTGCCTCGGGCTAACATCGAACTGCATCAGCTGACCATGATGGAAGACCGCAT TCCAGACATAGAACTGGTCGCACGAGACAGAGTCGCCACTGTCACCCAGCTGCCTAGCAGCCAACT GGGGATGACCATAACGTCGGGGAATGTCGTGATTCAGAAAGACAGCAGCAATTTAATCGGGATCAGCATTGGAGGTGGAGCTCCACTTTGCCCTTGTCTTTACATTGTCCAAGTGTTTGACAACACGCCAGCTGCTGCAGAAGGTACGCTGCAATCCGGTGACGAACTTGTTGCAGTTAATGGGGCCTCTGTTAAGGGAAAGACCAAAGTTGAAGTGGCAAAAATGATTCAGGCTTGTGATGGACAAGTCAGCATCAATTACAACAAACTCCATGCTGACCCAAGGCAAGGACGATCCCTTGATATCGCTCTGAAAAAG GTCAAGCACAGACTGGTCGAGGGAATGGGGAGTGCCACAGCAGATGCCTTGGGCTTGTCCCGAGCTATATTATGCAATGATGCGTTGGTTCAACGATTGGCTGCTCTGCAACGgactgaaaatttatacagagGTTTAGTGGTCCATGCAAAAGCCACTCTACGAGCTTTTTTCGATCTCACTCAAGTATATAAAG CATTTGGTGATGCTTTTGCGGCCATTGGGGTAAGGGAGCCTCAACCACGTGCGAGCGAAGCGTTCAGGCAATTCGGTGAACAACATAGACAGATGGAAAAGTTCGGAGTAGCGATGCTAAAAGCGGTGAAACCCATTTTGAGTGACCTTGGAACATATCTTCATAAAGCCATTCCGGACACGAGATTAACGATCAGTAAATACGCGGACGCCAAATTCGAGTACCTCTCTTATTGCCTGAAAGTTAAAGAGTTAGACGACGAGGAGCAGAGTTACGCAGCGCTCCAGGAGCCGCTGTACCGTGTAGAGACCGGCAACTATGAATATCGACTTGTTTTGCGATGCCGACAGGAGGCGAGATCGAAATTCGCTAAGCTCAGGTCCGATGTTCTCGTGAAACTCGAATTGCTCGATAATAAACACGTTCAAGACGTCGTATGGCAGCTGCAAAAGTTTGCCTCTGGATTAGCTAAGTGTCACGCTGAAAGCAGGGACCTCCTATCAGAGTCTACCTTGTTTCCCGTCGAGGTCGACCTATCGCGATCGGCATTTCAGTACAAAACTACAGGACCGCTTCAGTCTTCGGTGGATAGTGAAGACGGGGATGATGAAGAAGACGCGAAAGCGAATGAAAATGACGAAACACCGATGCTAGATATCCAGGAAACTGTACTCTTGTCCACAGAGCCAAACCAGTTCTag
- the LOC124406665 gene encoding PRKCA-binding protein isoform X7, with product MTITSGNVVIQKDSSNLIGISIGGGAPLCPCLYIVQVFDNTPAAAEGTLQSGDELVAVNGASVKGKTKVEVAKMIQACDGQVSINYNKLHADPRQGRSLDIALKKVKHRLVEGMGSATADALGLSRAILCNDALVQRLAALQRTENLYRGLVVHAKATLRAFFDLTQVYKAFGDAFAAIGVREPQPRASEAFRQFGEQHRQMEKFGVAMLKAVKPILSDLGTYLHKAIPDTRLTISKYADAKFEYLSYCLKVKELDDEEQSYAALQEPLYRVETGNYEYRLVLRCRQEARSKFAKLRSDVLVKLELLDNKHVQDVVWQLQKFASGLAKCHAESRDLLSESTLFPVEVDLSRSAFQYKTTGPLQSSVDSEDGDDEEDAKANENDETPMLDIQETVLLSTEPNQF from the exons ATGACCATAACGTCGGGGAATGTCGTGATTCAGAAAGACAGCAGCAATTTAATCGGGATCAGCATTGGAGGTGGAGCTCCACTTTGCCCTTGTCTTTACATTGTCCAAGTGTTTGACAACACGCCAGCTGCTGCAGAAGGTACGCTGCAATCCGGTGACGAACTTGTTGCAGTTAATGGGGCCTCTGTTAAGGGAAAGACCAAAGTTGAAGTGGCAAAAATGATTCAGGCTTGTGATGGACAAGTCAGCATCAATTACAACAAACTCCATGCTGACCCAAGGCAAGGACGATCCCTTGATATCGCTCTGAAAAAG GTCAAGCACAGACTGGTCGAGGGAATGGGGAGTGCCACAGCAGATGCCTTGGGCTTGTCCCGAGCTATATTATGCAATGATGCGTTGGTTCAACGATTGGCTGCTCTGCAACGgactgaaaatttatacagagGTTTAGTGGTCCATGCAAAAGCCACTCTACGAGCTTTTTTCGATCTCACTCAAGTATATAAAG CATTTGGTGATGCTTTTGCGGCCATTGGGGTAAGGGAGCCTCAACCACGTGCGAGCGAAGCGTTCAGGCAATTCGGTGAACAACATAGACAGATGGAAAAGTTCGGAGTAGCGATGCTAAAAGCGGTGAAACCCATTTTGAGTGACCTTGGAACATATCTTCATAAAGCCATTCCGGACACGAGATTAACGATCAGTAAATACGCGGACGCCAAATTCGAGTACCTCTCTTATTGCCTGAAAGTTAAAGAGTTAGACGACGAGGAGCAGAGTTACGCAGCGCTCCAGGAGCCGCTGTACCGTGTAGAGACCGGCAACTATGAATATCGACTTGTTTTGCGATGCCGACAGGAGGCGAGATCGAAATTCGCTAAGCTCAGGTCCGATGTTCTCGTGAAACTCGAATTGCTCGATAATAAACACGTTCAAGACGTCGTATGGCAGCTGCAAAAGTTTGCCTCTGGATTAGCTAAGTGTCACGCTGAAAGCAGGGACCTCCTATCAGAGTCTACCTTGTTTCCCGTCGAGGTCGACCTATCGCGATCGGCATTTCAGTACAAAACTACAGGACCGCTTCAGTCTTCGGTGGATAGTGAAGACGGGGATGATGAAGAAGACGCGAAAGCGAATGAAAATGACGAAACACCGATGCTAGATATCCAGGAAACTGTACTCTTGTCCACAGAGCCAAACCAGTTCTag